A window of Deltaproteobacteria bacterium genomic DNA:
GTGGGCGGTAAGAAGCTGGTGGAGATGATGGAAGACCACGACCTTTCCGACCTGGACGGACTATCGACGGCCATTATAGAGCGCAGCGAGCACTCCATGCGGGAGGCCATTCGGGCCATTCCCGACGGAACCTATTGTCACCAGATCGACATGGACGGTTTTGACGAGCCCATCGCGGTTAAGCTTGCCATCACGGTAGCCGGGGACTGCATGATCGCCGATTACACCGGGACCTCTCCCCAGTCGGACCGCGGAATCAACGTGGTCTACAGTTACTGCCACGCCTACACCACGTACCCTATCAAGTGCTCGGTGAGCCCGGAAGTCCCGAACAACGAGGGAAGCTTCCGCCCCCTTACCGTAATCGCACCCGAGGGCTGCATCCTGAACTGCCAGCGTCCCGCTCCAGTGGGAGCGCGCCACATCCTGGGCCATTTCCTTTCGGCGGCGGTCTTCGGGGCGCTCAGCAACGTGATCCCCGACCGGGTCATTGCCGAAGGAGCCCAGAGTCTCTGGAACACCCAGTTCGACGGCACCGACGAGCGCGGCGATCATTTCTGCTACGTTTTCTTTTCCGCCGGGGGGACCGGCGCCCGCCCGACCAAGGACGGCCTCTCGGCCACCGCCTTTCCCAGCGGCATTCACGGCGTACCCGTGGAATTGGTGGAAAATGTATCCCCCATATTCATCGAATGCCGCGAGCTTATCCCGGACAGCGGCGGGCCCGGGAAATTCCGGGGCGGTCTGGGTCAGCGCATGGTTCTTAAAGTACGCGGAGGACATTCATCCCAGCACTCACCCATGTATGACCGCATCCGCTTCGCGGCAAAGGGGTTCGCAGGGGGACTCGACGGGGCGAAGGGTCGCATTTACCTGGATGACGGGACCGTGCCCCATGCCAAAACCAAGTACATCCTCAAGCCCGGCCAACGGGTCACCCTGGAGCTTCCCGGGGGCGGAGGCTTCTACCGGCCCGAGGAACGTGATCCCGAGATGGTACGCGAAGATGTCATCAATGGGCTCGTAAGTCTTGCCCAGGCAAGGGAAGTCTACCGGGTCGCGCTCGACCCGGCGAC
This region includes:
- a CDS encoding hydantoinase B/oxoprolinase family protein; the protein is MKTNPFDPITLEVLWNRLISITNEQAAALMRASFTTVVREAGDLSAGVFDARGNMIAQAVTGTPGHINCMATSVRHFLREYPMKNLQPGDTLVTNDPWLASGHHHDLTVVTPVFHRGRAIGLFANTCHVMDIGGRIFGADAPSIYEEGLAIPIMKLVDGGRMNEDLIRIIRANVRVPQMVLGDVYAMIAANEVGGKKLVEMMEDHDLSDLDGLSTAIIERSEHSMREAIRAIPDGTYCHQIDMDGFDEPIAVKLAITVAGDCMIADYTGTSPQSDRGINVVYSYCHAYTTYPIKCSVSPEVPNNEGSFRPLTVIAPEGCILNCQRPAPVGARHILGHFLSAAVFGALSNVIPDRVIAEGAQSLWNTQFDGTDERGDHFCYVFFSAGGTGARPTKDGLSATAFPSGIHGVPVELVENVSPIFIECRELIPDSGGPGKFRGGLGQRMVLKVRGGHSSQHSPMYDRIRFAAKGFAGGLDGAKGRIYLDDGTVPHAKTKYILKPGQRVTLELPGGGGFYRPEERDPEMVREDVINGLVSLAQAREVYRVALDPATSKLDLKETERLRTAT